The Panthera tigris isolate Pti1 chromosome F3, P.tigris_Pti1_mat1.1, whole genome shotgun sequence genome includes a window with the following:
- the LAD1 gene encoding ladinin-1 produces MAVSRKDWSALSSLARQWTLEDEEEQERERRRRHRNLSSTTDEEAPKLTQNGHTPAAQRLPGMEEAEVPKPQTSASKDEDSQATLRTRQERRQRRQAVEAAQAPVRREAEEGRDSSGPEQAKPQPLMPKKEAELPPRRRLSREQRGPWAREEESLAGQEAEGGKKGVSEKPPISEKSSVPEKTLAPGKRLVSEEFSISEKAPGPEKTSVSEKRAISEKKAILEKTSGSEKLPAPGKTSDSERRLVSEKALLFEKSLVSEKTSAAETKLAPKRLAALGQPQAGGRLASGGGQPTTTEQRGSALSEKSPPSLAELGEQGVPDSPTVTSRLPPITLQVKVPSKEEEVDTPSPTQATYSSSLKRSSPRTISFRMNSRKDNSETTLTRSASVRLPASTVKLGEKLERYHTAVQRSESVKSPGSSRTEFFVAPVGVASKRQLFEKELVGQSRADPASSRKENMRLSGAVTSRLNLWISRTQESGDQNPQEVRKQPAATRRTQLGKKADSFLEAEV; encoded by the exons cctggccaGGCAGTGGACTCTAGAAGATGAGGAGGAGCAGGAGCGAGAGCGCCGGCGGCGACACCGCAATCTGAGCTCCACCACGGACGAGGAAGCTCCCAAGCTCACCCAGAATGGACACACACCGGCTGCCCAGAG ACTGCCTGGCATGGAGGAAGCCGAGGTGCCCAAGCCGCAGACCTCAGCCTCTAAAGATGAGGACAGCCAGGCCACCCTCAGGACACGGCAGGAGCGGAGGCAGAGGCGGCAGGCAGTGGAGGCTGCACAGGCCCCTGTCCGgcgggaggcagaggagggaagggacagcTCCGGCCCAGAGCAGGCCAAGCCGCAGCCCCTCATGCCCAAGAAGGAGGCGGAGCTGCCTCCTCGCCGGAGACTGAGCCGGGAGCAGCGGGGCCCTTgggccagggaggaggagagctTGGCGGGCCAAGAGGCAGAAGGCGGGAAGAAGGGGGTCTCAGAGAAGCCCCCTATCTCAGAGAAGTCCTCCGTCCCAGAGAAGACATTAGCCCCTGGAAAGAGACTGGTCTCAGAGGAGTTCTCCATCTCGGAGAAGGCCCCGGGACCTGAGAAAACTTCTGTGTCAGAGAAAAGAGCCATCTCAGAGAAGAAGGCCATTCTAGAAAAAACAAGTGGCTCTGAGAAGTTGCCGGCCCCAGGGAAGACATCAGACTCAGAAAGGAGACTGGTTTCTGAGAAAGCGTTGCTCTTTGAGAAGTCTCTGGTGTCCGAGAAGACCTCAGCGGCAGAGACAAAGCTGGCTCCAAAGAGGCTGGCAGCCTTGGGACAGCCCCAGGCAGGGGGGCGGCTGGCTTCTGGGGGAGGCCAGCCCACCACCACAGAGCAGAGGGGAAGTGCCCTCTCTGAGAAGAGCCCCCCGTCCTTGGCGGAGCTGGGAGAACAGGGCGTGCCAGACTCTCCGACTGTGACTTCCCGCCTCCCGCCCATCACACTCCAG GTGAAAGTCCCCAgcaaggaggaagaggtggaCACACCCTCACCCACTCAGGCCACCTACAGCAGCTCCCTCAAACGCTCCAGCCCCAGGACCATCTCCTTTCGG ATGAACTCCAGGAAAGACAACTCAGAAACAACCTTAACACGCAG CGCCAGCGTGAGGCTCCCGGCCAGCACAGTCAAGTTAGGCGAGAAGTTGGAGAGATACCACACCGCTGTTCAG AGGTCGGAATCGGTCAAGTCTCCAGGCTCCTCCCGCACCGAGTTCTTTGTGGCTCCCGTGGGCGTAGCCAGCAAGCGCCAGCTCTTCGAGAAGGAGCTGGTGGGCCAGAGCCGAGCAGACCCAGCCTCCAGCCGGAAG GAGAACATGAGGCTCTCAGGGGCAGTGACATCAAGGCTCAACCTGTGGATCAGCAGGACCCAGGAATCTGGAGATCAGAACCCCCAG GAGGTGCGGAAACAGCCGGCAGCCACCAGGAGGACCCAGTTGGGAAAGAAAGCAGATTCCTTCCTGGAGGCAGAg GTGTGA